Proteins found in one Planococcus citri chromosome 2, ihPlaCitr1.1, whole genome shotgun sequence genomic segment:
- the LOC135834040 gene encoding uncharacterized protein LOC135834040, producing the protein MALLIRTIVASGARSGRYTTPEEVLKYLIQHNTKGSGSSNSQSENAPSTPRGPNNQNLGASSSGMPSSSSKNRIMCHRCKKPGHVAKNCRVKIPPHNQEEKADVKPVVTCHKCGKPGHYANVCPLWK; encoded by the coding sequence ATGGCATTACTGATACGTACTATTGTTGCTAGTGGTGCAAGGTCAGGTCGTTACACCACTCCTGAAGAAGTTTTGAAGTATCTCATTCAACACAACACAAAAGGTTCTGGTTCGAGTAATTCTCAGTCTGAGAATGCCCCTAGTACTCCCAGAGGccccaataatcaaaatttgggCGCTTCTTCATCTGGTATGCCATCTAGTTCATCCAAAAATCGAATTATGTGCCATAGATGCAAGAAACCTGGACATGTGGCTAAAAATTGCAGAGTAAAAATCCCTCCACATAATCAGGAGGAGAAAGCGGATGTCAAACCTGTTGTAACCTGTCACAAATGTGGTAAACCTGGGCACTATGCCAATGTGTGTCCGTTGTGGAAGTAG
- the LOC135834041 gene encoding uncharacterized protein LOC135834041, protein MYIPKLMLFIFNSMLLVIGLIALSRGLSDYVPTKLKELESSLDISYFPKVMLFGGCGVLLIAFLGFWGAEMENRTGLITYKILICFVIGVELILIFYFFFNEESINDQITAKLNLWSEEFEKNKGQTQLQHVQNYLQCCSLKLPENNKFCEYTEPCAKVAYKYFSSKTKTHVWFLGNTVGSEIACIVFADMVAKKILMLQNIMLGKLSTT, encoded by the exons atGTATATCCCTAAATTGAtgctatttatttttaattccatGTTATTG GTCATAGGATTGATAGCACTTTCTCGGGGTTTATCAGATTACGTTCCAACGAAATTGAAGGAACTGGAGAGCAGTCTGGATATCTCATATTTTCCCAAAGTTATGCTATTTGGCGGATGCGGAGTGCTGTTGATTGCATTTCTCGGATTTTGGGGCGCTGAAATGGAAAACAGGACTGGTTTAATTACG tataaaattttaatatgttttgtaATCGGCGTCGAATTgatattgatattttatttcttctttaaTGAAGAGTCGATTAACGACCAAATAACAGCCAAGTTGAACTTATGGTCGGAAGAGTTTGAAAAGAATAAGGGTCAAACTCAATTGCAGCATGTGCAAAATTAC TTACAATGCTGTAGCTTGAAACTTCccgaaaataataaattttgcgAATATACCGAACCGTGTGCGAAAGTAGCGTATAAATATTTTTCCTCGAAAACCAAAACGCACGTATGGTTTTTAGGAAATACCGTAGGATCAGAG ATAGCGTGTATTGTTTTTGCAGATATGGtggcgaaaaaaatattgatgctGCAGAATATTATGCTGGGAAAATTGAGTACCACTTGA